A single region of the Ornithorhynchus anatinus isolate Pmale09 chromosome 6, mOrnAna1.pri.v4, whole genome shotgun sequence genome encodes:
- the STARD8 gene encoding stAR-related lipid transfer protein 8 → MTLNACASMKLEVRFQRKNEASQEDLCAISDHWASERPGRPWPRLGPSDPPGPSAPPSPGLRAGSSRESVLTDLSTASLPSQASGGPPEGPPARPSGHRPLLLAPPAPTGDRPGKPRPLSFLRRLESLRHREKPARATPDPGGSPGRASPSPERRSFRAGRGGARRVHVPGDHKPGTFPRSLSIESLCPEDGRPLEDRHLPEARPQPGGGRRYPGRRRRDSGGSVGSCASLYDNVASGRQEEEEEGTGDAPLDAILQHVRGLQQRVELWARAVCPELDDDDEEEEEEEEEDGGESGDEGTDSGGEAAFPSGLRLEDERSGSDVGTSASDSLTEAEDGERRDSGVGASLTRPCRKLRWPSFQNSHRPSLGSASLELSCQSCGQINLLQKCSLLRLTALLDKFSAAPGRGWAWSVPKFMKRSKTPDYRGRSVFGVPPIVHVQRTGQPLPQSIQQAMRYLRGQCRDQVGVFRRSGVKSRIEALRQLNEASPDHVSYAGQSPYDVADLLKQYFRDLPEPLFTSKLGDSFLRIYQDVPREHRLAAVQAAVTLLPDENREVLQTLLYFLSDIARAQGNQMTAGNLAVCLAPSVFHLNVSKKESTSPRAIPKRGTTGKPAQRDLNDNMAATQGLSHMISDCKKLFQVPQDMMLQLCHSYAAGPGPAPRGESGGAPVAGLPGLLLAGDGVTREDLLEASVQGLLCEAAERFKGWINVPGPRNTQLASKKVRDGAAPRRVWKASSSVRAGPGAVLQRVLRERQLWDEDLLRERVLGVLGPDTDLYHYVTGSMAPHPHRDFLVLRRWRSDLPRGGCLLVSTSLEPGPPGPPLPALEGGVRALLFTSQYLMEPCGPALTRLTHICRADLRGRSPDWYNKAFGHLCATELARIRDSFPAAQPGRPNAKP, encoded by the exons ATGACCCTGAACGCTTGTGCCTCCATGAAgctggaggtgagatttcagcgCAAG AATGAGGCCTCGCAGGAAGACCTGTGCGCCATCAGTGACCACTGGGCCTCGGAGCGGCCCGGCCGGCCCTggccccgcctcggcccctcggacccgcccggcccctcggccccgccgaGCCCCGGCCTGCGGGCGGGCTCCAGCCGCGAGAGCGTCCTCACCGACCTGAGTACCGCCTCCCTGCCCAGCCAGGCCAGCGGCGGCCCCCCGGagggacccccggcccgcccctccggacaccgccccctcctcctcgccccgccggccccgacgGGCGACCGGCCCGGGAAGCCCCGCCCGCTCAGCTTCCTCCGGCGGCTGGAGTCGCTGCGGCACCGGGAGAAGCCGGCCCGGGCGACCCCGGACCCCGGGGGATCGCCCGGCcgggcctccccgtcccccgagcGGCGCTCCTtccgggcggggcgcgggggcgcCCGCCGGGTGCACGTGCCCGGCGACCACAAGCCGGGCACCTTCCCGCGCTCCCTGTCCATCGAGAGCCTGTGCCCCGAGGACGGGCGGCCCCTGGAGGACCGGCACCTTCCAGAGGCCCGGCCGCAGCCCGGCGGCGGGCGCAGGTACCCGGGCCGCCGCCGGCGGGACTCCGGGGGTTCCGTGGGCAGCTGCGCCAGCCTGTACGACAACGTGGCCAGCGGgcgtcaggaggaggaggaggagggcaccgGGGACGCCCCTCTGGATGCCATCCTGCAGCACGTGCGAGGGTTGCAGCAGCGGGTGGAGCTCTGGGCCCGGGCCGTGTGCCCGGAgctggacgacgacgacgaggaggaggaggaggaggaagaggaggacggcgGAGAGAGCGGCGACGAGGGCACCGACTCCGGCGGGGAGGCGGCCTTCCCTTCCGGCCTGCGCCTGGAGGACGAGCGGTCCGGCTCGGACGTGGGCACTTCGGCCAGCGACTCCCTGACCGAGGCCGAGGACGGCGAGCGGCGGGACTCGGGCGTCGGGGCCTCGCTGACCCGGCCCTGCag GAAGCTCCGCTGGCCCAGCTTCCAGAACTCGCACCGGCCCAGCCTGGGGTCGGCCTCCCTGGAGCTCAGCTGCCAGTCGTGCGGCCAGATCAacctcctgcagaaatgctccctGCTCCGCCTCACCGCCCTCCTGGACAAGTtctccgccgcccccggccgcggCTGGGCCTG GTCCGTCCCCAAGTTCATGAAGAGGAGCAAGACCCCGGATTACCGGGGCCGCAGCGTCTTCGGGGTCCCCCCCATCGTCCACGTGCAGCGGACGGGCCAGCCGCTGCCCCAGAGCATCCAGCAGGCCATGCGCTATCTGAGGGGGCAGTGCCGGGATCAG GTGGGCGTGTTCCGCAGGTCGGGGGTGAAGTCCCGCATCGAGGCCCTGCGGCAGCTGAACGAGGCGTCCCCGGACCACGTGAGCTACGCGGGCCAGTCGCCCTACGACGTGGCCGACCTGCTGAAGCAGTATTTCCGGGACCTGCCCGAGCCCCTCTTCACCAGCAAGCTGGGCGACAGCTTCCTGCGCATCTACCAGG ACGTCCCCAGGGAGCACCGGCTGGCGGCGGTGCAGGCGGCGGTCACCCTGCTGCCGGACGAGAACCGGGAAGTCCTGCAGACGCTGCTCTACTTCCTGAGCGACATTGCCCGGGCCCAGGGCAACCAGATGACCGCCGGGAACCTGGCCGTCTGCCTCGCCCCCTCCGTCTTCCACCTCAACGTCTCCAAGAAGGAGAGCACCTCGCCCAG GGCCATCCCCAAACGCGGGACCACGGGCAAGCCGGCCCAGAGGGACCTGAACGACAACATGGCGGCCACCCAGGGCCTCTCCCACATGATCAGCGACTGCAAGAAGCTCTTCCAG GTCCCCCAGGACATGATGCTGCAGCTGTGCCACTCCTACgccgccggcccggggccggcgcCGAGGGGAGAGTCCGGCGGCGCCCCCGtggccggcctccccggcctcctcctggCCGGGGACGGGGTGACCCGGGAGGACCTCCTGGAGGCCAGCGTCCAGGGCCTGCTCTGTGAGGCCGCCGAGCGCTTCAAGGGCTGGATCAATGTCCCTGGACCCCGTAACACCCAGCTGGCCTCCAAGAAG gtGCGGGACGGGGCGGCCCCGCGCCGCGTGTGGAAGGCGTCGTCGTCCGTGCGTGCGGGTCCGGGCGCGGTGCTGCAGCGCGTGCTGCGCGAGCGGCAGCTGTGGGACGAGGATCTGCTGCGGGAGCGGGTCCTGGGCGTCCTGGGCCCCGACACCGACCTCTACCACTACGTCACCGGCAGcatggccccccacccccaccgagaCTTCCTCGTCCTGCG GCGCTGGCGTTCGGACCTACCCCGGGGAGGCTGCCTGCTGGTGTCGACGTCCctggagcccggacccccggggcccccgctgcCCGCCCTGGAGGGGGGCGTGCGGGCTCTGCTCTTCACCTCCCAGTACCTCATGGAGCCCTGCGGGCCTGCCCTCACCAGGCTCACCCACATCTGCCGAGCAGATTTGAG GGGTCGCTCTCCAGACTGGTACAACAAGGCCTTTGGGCATCTCTGCGCCACCGAGTTGGCGAGGATCCGTGACTCGTTCCCAGCCGCCCAGCCCGGCCGCCCCAACGCCAAACCCTGA